In a genomic window of Azotosporobacter soli:
- a CDS encoding ArsB/NhaD family transporter: MHDIAFYASILIFTLTYVLIIWEKFHRMVVAMTGGIVMMLLGFLSQETALKDDIDFNTLGLLIGMMILVTITRRSGVFEAVAIWSAHVTKGHPFRLLALLSGITASASALLDNVTTVLLIVPVTLTLTDKLQINPLPFLISEILASNIGGTATLIGDPPNIMIGSAAGLSFNAFAYHLAPICILILLVTIALLLFFYRKDLQVEEEDRLSVLQLNYQDAIHDQALLKKSLFVLALTILGFTLHGFFHLESATVALAGAMLLLLISKAEPEEILLHIEWPTIFFFTGLFVLVGGLKATGVIKAIAYWALALTQGQVMETSLLVLWLSAIASAFIDNIPFVATMIPMLQEMGQLSGMNLEPVWWSLALGACLGGNGTLIGASANVVVAGIAEKNGIAITFRGFFKLAFPLMLVSIVLSHIYVYFRYFF, encoded by the coding sequence GTGCACGATATCGCTTTCTACGCCTCGATTCTGATTTTCACGCTTACCTACGTTCTGATCATCTGGGAAAAGTTCCATCGCATGGTGGTCGCGATGACGGGCGGCATCGTGATGATGCTGCTCGGTTTTTTAAGCCAGGAGACCGCGCTAAAAGACGACATCGATTTCAACACGCTGGGCTTACTGATCGGCATGATGATTCTCGTCACCATCACCCGCCGCAGCGGCGTATTCGAGGCAGTCGCGATCTGGTCGGCGCATGTAACCAAAGGGCATCCGTTCCGTCTGCTCGCCTTGCTCTCCGGCATCACAGCCTCCGCCTCCGCTTTACTCGACAATGTGACCACGGTCTTATTGATTGTACCGGTAACACTTACGTTGACCGATAAACTGCAAATCAACCCGCTGCCGTTTTTGATTTCCGAAATACTCGCTTCCAACATCGGCGGCACGGCCACTTTGATCGGCGACCCGCCCAATATCATGATTGGCAGCGCCGCCGGTTTAAGTTTTAATGCATTCGCCTATCATCTTGCGCCGATATGCATTTTGATTTTGCTTGTCACCATCGCGCTCTTGCTTTTCTTTTACAGAAAGGATCTCCAGGTCGAAGAAGAAGATCGACTTAGCGTCTTACAATTAAATTATCAAGATGCGATTCACGATCAGGCGCTACTGAAGAAATCGCTCTTCGTTCTTGCCCTTACCATTCTCGGTTTCACACTGCACGGCTTTTTTCATTTAGAATCCGCGACCGTCGCCTTGGCGGGCGCAATGCTTTTGTTGCTCATCAGTAAGGCAGAGCCGGAAGAGATTCTGCTGCATATCGAATGGCCGACGATCTTCTTCTTCACCGGACTCTTCGTCTTGGTCGGCGGCCTGAAAGCGACCGGCGTGATCAAGGCGATCGCGTACTGGGCTCTTGCCCTGACGCAGGGACAGGTGATGGAGACTTCGCTTTTGGTGCTCTGGCTCTCCGCCATCGCCTCGGCTTTCATCGACAACATCCCTTTTGTCGCAACGATGATCCCAATGCTGCAGGAAATGGGACAGCTGTCCGGCATGAATCTCGAACCGGTCTGGTGGTCACTCGCGCTGGGCGCCTGCCTGGGCGGAAACGGCACATTGATCGGCGCGTCCGCCAACGTCGTCGTCGCCGGAATCGCCGAAAAGAACGGCATCGCAATTACTTTCCGCGGTTTTTTCAAACTCGCGTTTCCGCTGATGCTCGTATCGATCGTACTCAGCCACATCTACGTCTACTTTCGCTATTTTTTCTAA
- a CDS encoding ATP-binding protein: MLRSIKSQLLMIVFLLVSISFLVSGAVNMYMVSSSFERHSKEDNLMFAEALAKNVYGFFHNAYNIIDGLAKNGEVREMAPEKQRQLFVSTAARFPFFNNLYSTAVSDGMQLARAYGPNASRRNREWFSEMRERAAPWTYSGYTLSGDVAVAAIFSPIFDKRGNYAAIMGGDLKLDYVQDLVERFNERPGSYACVLDGNGVVLAHPERVQFQERYNYQTRSKSVVVKDERGNVVSLAEGGEQKTEVVAIAIPDALHEMAWKALSGEAGTLEFRDLEGRQMIGAYYPVEIPEVPSRWAVITVQDRGVALALVYDVTRRNAVIATVILLLAFSGVYLFVSRRVVQPINDLIEGTDEIARGDLSKRLKISRLKELGQLAKAYNEMAETLELRNLERERDRVALAASETKFSKAFRYYADVIGITRLTDRKIVEVNEAFYEIFGYQAQEVLEHTTMEIGMMPDTEENKAKIAAVYRDLNEGKAVRNREVEWRTKDGMNRLGLWSAEAIEINGERCSIFAWKDISELKKAQQELQEAHNELEVKVELRTQELTALNEELVASNEELSNALAELRRTQDQLVRSEKMAALGGLVAGVAHEINTPIGSSVTAASHLTVISKELREAYQLQKLGTRQFVEYMEDCLEGARIIQVNLERAARLVKSFKQVSADQVSETKRVFKVKEYLEEVLLSIQPHYKRTKHRIVTECDEELEVDTFPGAFSQIITNLLMNSILHAYDESDEGKMTIRVYKEDECLVLDYADDGKGMAKHVQERIFDPFFTTKRGVGGTGLGLYVVYNIITQQLGGSIRCESEPGRGTKFHIRMPL, encoded by the coding sequence ATGCTGCGCTCAATAAAAAGTCAGCTCTTGATGATCGTTTTTTTGCTCGTTTCCATATCGTTTCTTGTCTCCGGTGCGGTGAACATGTATATGGTGTCCTCTTCGTTCGAGCGCCACAGCAAAGAAGACAACCTGATGTTCGCCGAAGCGCTGGCGAAGAACGTATACGGTTTTTTCCATAACGCATACAATATCATTGATGGCTTGGCGAAAAACGGCGAAGTCCGCGAAATGGCGCCGGAAAAACAACGGCAGCTCTTTGTTTCGACGGCGGCGCGCTTTCCGTTTTTCAACAATTTGTATTCGACCGCGGTTAGCGATGGCATGCAGCTGGCGCGTGCGTACGGGCCGAATGCCAGTCGACGCAACCGGGAATGGTTTAGCGAAATGCGGGAGCGGGCGGCGCCTTGGACGTATTCGGGTTATACACTCTCTGGTGATGTGGCTGTCGCAGCGATTTTTTCGCCGATTTTTGACAAACGGGGAAATTATGCTGCGATTATGGGCGGCGACCTGAAACTGGATTATGTGCAGGATTTAGTGGAACGTTTCAACGAACGACCGGGCAGTTATGCCTGCGTTTTGGACGGTAATGGCGTAGTGCTCGCTCACCCCGAGCGTGTGCAGTTTCAAGAACGCTACAATTATCAAACGCGCAGCAAGAGTGTAGTTGTCAAAGACGAGCGCGGCAATGTCGTGTCACTCGCCGAAGGCGGCGAGCAAAAAACGGAAGTGGTTGCCATCGCGATTCCCGATGCGCTGCATGAAATGGCATGGAAGGCCTTGTCGGGCGAAGCAGGAACGCTCGAATTTCGCGATCTTGAAGGCCGGCAAATGATCGGCGCGTACTATCCGGTCGAGATTCCGGAGGTGCCGAGCCGTTGGGCGGTCATCACCGTACAGGACAGAGGCGTTGCACTGGCGCTGGTTTATGACGTGACGCGGCGCAATGCCGTAATTGCCACGGTCATTTTGCTGTTGGCGTTTAGTGGCGTCTACCTCTTTGTTTCCCGGCGCGTTGTGCAGCCGATCAACGATTTGATTGAAGGAACGGATGAAATTGCCCGGGGCGACTTATCGAAGCGCTTGAAGATAAGCCGCTTGAAGGAACTGGGGCAATTGGCCAAGGCATACAATGAGATGGCGGAAACGCTGGAGCTGCGGAATCTGGAACGCGAGCGCGACCGTGTGGCGCTCGCCGCATCGGAGACCAAGTTTTCCAAGGCCTTTCGTTATTATGCGGATGTCATCGGCATCACGCGCCTGACCGACCGGAAGATCGTCGAAGTGAACGAGGCGTTTTATGAAATTTTCGGCTATCAAGCGCAAGAAGTTCTCGAACATACGACGATGGAAATCGGAATGATGCCGGATACGGAGGAAAATAAGGCGAAAATTGCGGCGGTGTATCGTGACCTGAACGAAGGGAAGGCGGTGCGCAACCGCGAAGTCGAGTGGCGGACGAAAGACGGCATGAACCGTCTTGGACTATGGTCGGCCGAAGCGATTGAAATCAACGGCGAACGCTGTTCGATCTTCGCCTGGAAAGATATCAGCGAGCTGAAAAAGGCGCAGCAAGAGTTGCAGGAGGCGCACAATGAACTGGAAGTGAAGGTGGAGCTGCGGACGCAGGAACTGACCGCGCTGAATGAAGAACTGGTCGCCAGCAATGAAGAGCTGTCGAATGCGCTGGCGGAGCTGCGCCGAACGCAGGATCAGCTGGTGCGTTCGGAAAAAATGGCGGCGCTTGGCGGTCTGGTGGCTGGAGTGGCGCATGAGATCAACACGCCGATCGGCAGTAGCGTGACGGCGGCGTCGCATCTGACCGTGATTTCGAAGGAGCTGCGCGAGGCCTATCAGCTGCAAAAACTGGGCACGCGGCAATTTGTCGAATACATGGAAGACTGCCTGGAAGGCGCGAGAATCATTCAGGTCAATTTGGAACGCGCCGCCCGATTGGTGAAAAGTTTCAAACAGGTGTCGGCTGATCAGGTGAGTGAGACAAAACGCGTCTTTAAGGTAAAGGAATATCTCGAGGAAGTGTTGCTCAGCATTCAGCCGCATTATAAACGGACGAAACATCGCATCGTGACCGAATGTGACGAGGAGCTCGAAGTCGATACCTTTCCCGGCGCTTTTTCGCAGATCATCACGAATCTGCTGATGAATTCGATTCTACACGCCTATGATGAGTCGGATGAGGGAAAGATGACGATCAGGGTCTATAAAGAAGACGAGTGTCTGGTGCTCGATTATGCCGATGACGGCAAAGGCATGGCGAAACATGTGCAGGAACGGATTTTTGACCCTTTCTTCACGACGAAGCGTGGGGTAGGCGGAACCGGCTTGGGATTGTATGTTGTCTACAATATTATTACCCAGCAACTCGGAGGCAGCATTCGATGCGAGAGTGAACCGGGCAGAGGGACGAAATTTCATATCCGGATGCCGCTCTGA
- the nifH gene encoding nitrogenase iron protein: MRQVAIYGKGGIGKSTTTQNTVAALAEAGKQIMVVGCDPKADSTRLLLNGLCQKTVLDTLRDEGDDIDLDDILKPGFKGTMCVESGGPEPGVGCAGRGIITSINMLESLGAYTEELDYVFYDVLGDVVCGGFAMPIREGKAEEIYIVASGELMALYAANNISKGIQKYAQSGKVRLGGIICNSRKVDGEYELLKAFAEELGSQLIHFVPRDNLVQRAEINKKTVINYDPTAGQADEYRKLASNIDNNDMFVIPKPMVQDRLEQLMMDYGMMEL; encoded by the coding sequence ATGAGACAAGTTGCGATTTACGGTAAAGGCGGAATTGGAAAATCCACAACCACGCAAAATACGGTGGCGGCGTTAGCGGAAGCAGGCAAGCAAATTATGGTGGTCGGCTGCGATCCGAAGGCAGACTCAACACGTTTGTTGCTTAACGGACTGTGTCAAAAAACAGTGCTCGATACATTGCGTGATGAAGGCGATGACATTGATCTCGATGACATTCTGAAGCCAGGCTTCAAAGGCACGATGTGCGTCGAATCGGGCGGGCCGGAACCGGGCGTGGGCTGCGCCGGGCGCGGCATTATTACCTCGATCAACATGTTGGAGTCGTTGGGGGCATACACCGAGGAACTGGATTATGTTTTTTACGACGTCTTGGGCGACGTTGTCTGCGGCGGCTTTGCGATGCCGATCCGCGAAGGCAAGGCCGAGGAGATTTACATTGTTGCTTCCGGCGAACTGATGGCGTTATATGCCGCAAACAATATTTCTAAAGGAATTCAAAAATATGCTCAATCCGGCAAGGTTCGTTTAGGCGGAATCATTTGCAACAGCCGCAAGGTGGATGGCGAATATGAGCTGCTAAAAGCGTTTGCCGAGGAACTCGGTTCACAATTAATTCATTTCGTGCCGCGCGACAATCTGGTGCAGCGCGCGGAAATCAACAAGAAGACCGTGATCAACTACGATCCGACCGCCGGACAAGCCGATGAGTATCGCAAACTCGCTTCGAATATCGACAATAACGACATGTTCGTCATTCCAAAACCAATGGTGCAAGACCGTCTGGAGCAACTGATGATGGACTATGGAATGATGGAACTGTAA
- a CDS encoding P-II family nitrogen regulator, which produces MLLVRAIVRPEKKDEVLAELTKGGFNAATVIDVVGRGKQKGIKIGSIIYDEIPKVMIVMAIRDEYRQDIVDIILRTAKTGEKGVYGDGKIFVSPIEEAYTISTGATGI; this is translated from the coding sequence ATGTTATTAGTCAGAGCAATCGTCAGACCGGAAAAAAAGGATGAGGTGCTGGCGGAATTGACCAAAGGCGGTTTTAATGCGGCTACGGTGATTGATGTGGTCGGGCGTGGCAAGCAAAAAGGGATTAAGATCGGCAGCATCATTTATGACGAAATCCCCAAAGTCATGATTGTGATGGCCATTCGCGACGAATACCGTCAGGATATTGTCGATATCATTTTGCGGACGGCTAAGACCGGCGAAAAGGGCGTCTATGGCGACGGCAAGATTTTTGTCAGTCCGATTGAAGAGGCGTACACGATCTCGACCGGCGCGACCGGGATATAG
- a CDS encoding P-II family nitrogen regulator, with amino-acid sequence MKEIMAIVRMNKTNATKKALVEAGATGFTATKVLGRGKLVKDKSLIADRKIELMSMVDAEDVKEAEKLIDGFLDGARLYSRRLFNVVANDEDVPRIVEALMQANRTENKVGDGKIFIMPICDVARVRTGEIGKEAL; translated from the coding sequence ATGAAAGAAATCATGGCCATTGTACGGATGAACAAGACGAACGCGACGAAAAAAGCGCTGGTCGAAGCCGGGGCGACCGGCTTTACAGCGACAAAGGTACTGGGCCGGGGTAAATTGGTCAAAGACAAATCGCTGATTGCCGACCGGAAGATTGAACTCATGTCGATGGTGGATGCGGAAGACGTCAAAGAAGCGGAAAAACTGATCGACGGCTTTTTGGACGGCGCGCGCCTTTATTCGAGACGGCTCTTCAATGTGGTGGCCAATGATGAAGATGTGCCGCGCATCGTGGAAGCGCTGATGCAGGCGAACCGAACCGAAAATAAGGTGGGCGACGGAAAAATATTTATCATGCCGATTTGCGACGTCGCCAGAGTTCGCACCGGAGAAATCGGCAAAGAGGCGCTTTGA
- the nifD gene encoding nitrogenase molybdenum-iron protein alpha chain, with amino-acid sequence MKKTVTEQQIEAMLDQLPSKVVKNRKKHIVVKNTALDAQTIEANTRTIPGIISNRGCAYAGCKGVVLGPLKDMAHIVHGPIGCSYYAWGTRRNKARSEDPAKNFLNYCFSTDMQESDIVFGGEKKLAAMIDEVVENFKPNAVTISATCPVGLIGDDINAVARAAEERHGIQVLAFSCEGYKGVSQSAGHHIANNILMDKVIGVSEEESAPAPYAINILGEYNIGGDSWEIERILKDIGYHIVSVMTGDGSYEELKKAHVAELNLVQCHRSINYIAEMLETKYGTPWLKVNFIGVQGTVDSLRDMAVYFGDAELTRKTEEVIARELAKVEPVMEQYRKICEGKTAFCFVGGSRGHHYQNLFKELGIDTVLAGYEFAHRDDYEGRQVIPTIKPDADSKNIPDLQVKPDERRFKLKLSPEKMAELKERIPLNHYCGMQLEMSEGTVMVDDLNHYETEHFIKLLKPDIFASGIKDKYVVQKMGIQAKQLHSYDYSGPYAGFNGAVNFARDISMGFASPTWNFITPPWRSQPLLNGELTEEGVA; translated from the coding sequence ATGAAGAAAACGGTGACAGAGCAACAGATTGAGGCGATGCTGGATCAATTGCCTTCTAAAGTGGTAAAGAACCGGAAAAAACATATCGTCGTAAAAAATACGGCACTGGATGCGCAGACGATCGAAGCGAACACGCGGACGATTCCCGGCATTATCAGCAACCGGGGCTGCGCCTATGCCGGCTGTAAAGGCGTGGTGCTGGGCCCGCTGAAAGATATGGCGCATATCGTCCACGGACCGATCGGCTGCAGCTACTACGCATGGGGCACAAGGCGCAATAAAGCAAGATCAGAAGATCCGGCGAAAAACTTTCTGAATTACTGTTTTTCCACCGATATGCAGGAAAGCGATATCGTCTTTGGCGGTGAAAAAAAGCTGGCGGCGATGATCGATGAAGTGGTGGAAAATTTTAAACCGAACGCGGTGACGATATCGGCCACCTGTCCGGTCGGGCTGATTGGCGACGACATTAACGCGGTCGCGCGTGCCGCCGAAGAGCGACACGGCATTCAGGTACTGGCCTTCAGCTGCGAAGGCTATAAAGGGGTAAGCCAGTCCGCCGGTCATCATATCGCCAACAATATTTTGATGGACAAGGTCATCGGCGTATCGGAGGAAGAGAGTGCGCCAGCGCCTTATGCGATAAACATCCTGGGCGAGTACAACATTGGCGGCGACAGTTGGGAAATTGAACGCATCTTGAAAGACATCGGTTATCATATTGTCTCGGTAATGACCGGCGACGGATCGTATGAAGAATTAAAGAAAGCGCATGTCGCCGAACTGAATCTGGTGCAGTGCCATCGCTCCATCAACTACATCGCTGAGATGCTGGAAACGAAATACGGCACGCCTTGGCTCAAGGTTAACTTTATCGGTGTGCAGGGCACTGTCGATTCGTTGCGCGATATGGCCGTGTATTTCGGTGATGCGGAACTAACGCGCAAGACGGAAGAAGTGATTGCGCGTGAATTGGCCAAAGTCGAACCGGTCATGGAGCAATACCGCAAAATCTGCGAAGGAAAGACTGCATTCTGCTTTGTCGGCGGTTCGCGCGGGCATCATTATCAAAACCTGTTCAAGGAACTGGGCATTGATACCGTGCTGGCCGGTTATGAATTCGCGCATCGCGATGATTATGAGGGCCGTCAGGTCATTCCGACGATCAAGCCAGATGCCGACAGCAAGAATATTCCCGATTTGCAGGTCAAACCGGACGAAAGGCGCTTTAAGCTTAAATTGTCGCCGGAAAAAATGGCCGAACTAAAAGAGCGAATTCCGCTGAACCACTACTGCGGCATGCAACTCGAAATGAGCGAGGGCACGGTGATGGTTGACGATCTGAACCATTATGAAACCGAACATTTCATCAAACTGTTGAAGCCGGATATCTTCGCATCTGGCATCAAGGACAAATATGTCGTGCAAAAAATGGGCATTCAGGCGAAACAACTGCATTCGTATGATTACAGCGGCCCGTATGCCGGATTTAACGGCGCAGTGAATTTTGCCCGCGATATCAGCATGGGCTTTGCTTCGCCGACCTGGAATTTCATTACGCCGCCTTGGCGGAGCCAACCGTTGCTGAACGGTGAATTGACAGAGGAAGGAGTGGCCTAA
- the nifK gene encoding nitrogenase molybdenum-iron protein subunit beta — protein MLDCTPKEIKERLSGGVINPAKTCQPIGAMYAALGIHKCLPHSHGSQGCCSYHRMHLTRHFRDPVMASTSSFTEGASVFGGAANLKTAIKNVFSIYNPDVMAVHTTCLSETIGDDIPTIIKDAEVPEGKVVFHANTPSYQGSHVTGFSNMVKAMVNYFSEAAGGVKKEQVNIIPGFVNPGDMREIKRLVKEMGIDSILFPDTSGVVDSPMTGEFNMYPDGGTRLWQLADTGNSKLTLALGRFASSDAAEALKKKCKVPAMALKTPIGIKATDALLMALRSNFAQEVPRSLEEERGQLVDIMTDTHFHFHGKKVAIFGDSDVVTGLTEFVLGLGMLPVHVLTGTPGGAIGSAVGSFEDDIRELLAPGAIEANVKAGGDLFTLHQWIKNEPVDLLIGNTYGKYIARAEDLPFVRVGFPILDRSVHSYLPIVGYKGAMRLIEMIANALLDRADRDAADEDFELVM, from the coding sequence ATGTTGGATTGCACACCGAAAGAAATCAAAGAACGCCTCAGCGGAGGCGTGATTAACCCGGCAAAAACCTGCCAACCGATCGGTGCGATGTATGCGGCGCTCGGTATTCACAAGTGCCTGCCGCACAGCCATGGTTCCCAAGGCTGCTGTTCCTACCATCGGATGCACCTGACCCGTCATTTTCGCGATCCGGTTATGGCTTCGACCAGTAGTTTCACCGAAGGCGCTTCCGTATTCGGCGGCGCGGCCAATTTGAAAACCGCGATCAAAAACGTATTTTCCATATACAATCCGGACGTCATGGCCGTACATACCACCTGTTTGTCGGAAACAATCGGCGATGATATCCCGACGATCATCAAAGACGCCGAAGTGCCGGAAGGAAAAGTCGTATTTCACGCCAACACGCCCAGTTACCAAGGCTCGCACGTCACCGGCTTTTCCAACATGGTCAAAGCGATGGTCAACTATTTCTCCGAAGCGGCAGGCGGCGTTAAGAAAGAGCAGGTCAACATCATTCCGGGCTTCGTCAATCCCGGCGACATGCGTGAGATCAAACGGCTGGTAAAAGAAATGGGCATCGATTCGATTCTCTTTCCTGACACGTCCGGCGTGGTTGATTCGCCGATGACAGGAGAATTCAATATGTATCCGGATGGCGGCACGCGGCTTTGGCAATTGGCCGATACCGGAAATTCAAAACTTACGTTAGCCTTGGGGCGTTTTGCTTCCAGCGATGCGGCCGAAGCGCTGAAGAAAAAATGCAAGGTGCCGGCCATGGCTCTTAAGACGCCGATCGGCATCAAGGCAACCGATGCGCTTTTGATGGCGCTGCGCAGTAATTTTGCGCAGGAAGTGCCGCGTAGTCTGGAGGAAGAACGCGGGCAACTGGTGGACATCATGACCGACACGCACTTTCACTTTCATGGAAAAAAAGTGGCGATCTTCGGCGATTCCGACGTTGTTACCGGCTTGACGGAATTCGTGCTTGGCCTCGGCATGCTGCCGGTACATGTGCTGACCGGAACGCCGGGCGGGGCGATCGGTTCCGCAGTGGGAAGCTTTGAAGACGATATCAGGGAACTGTTGGCGCCGGGGGCGATAGAGGCCAATGTAAAAGCCGGCGGCGATCTCTTTACCTTGCATCAATGGATCAAGAACGAACCGGTGGATTTGTTGATCGGCAATACCTACGGCAAATACATCGCGCGGGCGGAAGATCTTCCGTTTGTCCGGGTTGGCTTTCCAATTCTGGATCGCAGCGTGCACTCCTATCTGCCAATCGTCGGTTACAAGGGCGCGATGCGTTTGATAGAAATGATAGCCAATGCGCTGCTGGACCGGGCTGATCGTGATGCGGCCGACGAAGATTTTGAATTGGTCATGTAA
- the nifE gene encoding nitrogenase iron-molybdenum cofactor biosynthesis protein NifE: MLDERMIGERSEFIATKGKQKQSLKCDADSIAGCVSQRACVYCGARVVLNPITDAIHLVHGPVGCASYTWDIRGSLSSESEMYRNSFSTDLKEQDVIFGGEKKLAASLDELVEKYKPELVFVYATCIVGVIGDDLTAVCKAAEKRHGIKVIPVQSSGFAGNKSAGYRAACDALLQLIAAAEGKGAALKEKNCINYLGEFNLAGEAWIIANYLREMGVSINVAFTGDATYRRLKTARQATLNIMQCAGSMHYLAGKMQEKYGIPYLQVSFLGLEDTAASLRSIAKALQDETAAQKAEALIQREEGKAKAAIDYYRQKLLGKKAAVYVGGGFKAISLIKQFREIGIEVVMIGTQTGRQEEYDAINRLVADGTVILDDANPAELERFMVEQGAHLLVGGVKERPLAYKLGVAFIDHNHDRKHPLSGFAGAVNFAAEVYATVCSPVWSYVKEQGGGCSE, translated from the coding sequence ATGTTGGATGAACGCATGATCGGCGAACGAAGCGAATTCATTGCGACAAAGGGGAAACAAAAACAAAGTTTGAAATGCGACGCCGACAGCATTGCCGGCTGCGTCAGCCAACGCGCCTGCGTATATTGCGGCGCACGGGTGGTGCTGAATCCGATCACCGATGCGATTCATCTGGTGCATGGACCGGTTGGCTGCGCCAGCTATACCTGGGATATTCGCGGCAGTCTGAGCAGCGAATCCGAAATGTACCGCAACAGCTTTTCCACGGATTTGAAGGAACAGGATGTCATTTTCGGCGGCGAAAAAAAATTGGCTGCGTCGCTCGATGAATTGGTGGAAAAGTACAAGCCGGAGCTGGTCTTCGTCTATGCCACCTGCATTGTCGGCGTGATCGGCGATGACTTGACGGCGGTTTGCAAAGCAGCGGAAAAACGGCACGGCATCAAGGTGATTCCGGTGCAGTCGAGCGGTTTTGCGGGCAACAAATCAGCCGGTTACCGTGCAGCTTGCGATGCGCTTTTGCAGTTGATTGCAGCGGCGGAGGGAAAAGGCGCTGCGCTAAAAGAAAAAAACTGCATCAATTATCTGGGCGAATTCAACCTGGCTGGCGAGGCGTGGATCATTGCCAATTATCTGCGGGAAATGGGCGTGTCGATTAACGTGGCTTTTACCGGCGATGCCACCTACCGGCGTCTGAAGACGGCCCGCCAGGCGACGCTAAACATTATGCAATGCGCCGGATCAATGCATTATTTGGCGGGGAAAATGCAGGAAAAGTACGGCATACCCTATCTCCAGGTTTCGTTTCTCGGTCTCGAAGACACGGCGGCTTCGCTGCGCAGCATTGCCAAAGCGCTGCAGGATGAAACAGCAGCGCAAAAAGCCGAAGCGCTGATTCAACGTGAAGAAGGAAAAGCTAAGGCGGCCATCGATTATTACCGGCAAAAGTTGTTGGGGAAAAAAGCGGCGGTTTACGTTGGCGGCGGTTTCAAAGCCATTTCTCTGATCAAGCAGTTTCGTGAAATCGGCATCGAAGTGGTGATGATTGGCACGCAGACCGGGCGGCAGGAGGAATATGATGCGATCAATCGTCTGGTGGCTGACGGCACGGTCATTCTCGATGATGCCAATCCGGCCGAGCTGGAACGATTCATGGTTGAGCAGGGCGCACATCTCTTGGTCGGCGGCGTGAAGGAACGGCCTTTGGCCTACAAACTGGGCGTGGCCTTTATTGACCACAACCATGATCGCAAACATCCGCTGAGCGGTTTTGCCGGTGCGGTGAACTTTGCCGCCGAGGTCTATGCAACGGTCTGTTCGCCGGTCTGGAGCTATGTAAAAGAGCAGGGAGGTGGCTGCAGTGAATGA